Proteins from a single region of Streptomyces sp. Tu 3180:
- a CDS encoding ADP-ribosylglycohydrolase family protein, with protein MGATAGPVWGRREQQDFRSRVRGTLLGVAVGDALGAPVDGVAADGIREAYGAGGVTDLAPAYGRRGAVTHHTQLTLFSVDGLIRAQVRRDTGAWHPPTDLHRAYLRWAATQRDWGPDERRKEDGWLAREEWLYARRGPARALLLGLGDETMGTLQAPKNPGEAGPEAAARSAPFGLLVGWEPQLVAQLAVECAAQTHGHPVACLAAGAYAVVVHALARGESLDAAVQRALALLAARPGHQPVSDALQHALGAVRQGMPTPDRVTELIGAATAEGVVAAAVYCALVGEDVRHGLCLAVNHDGPSAAAGALTGGLLGALHGETALPPAWLAELEGRPTILELADDFAMEMTQGPALHGPAGSSPAWLARYPRGA; from the coding sequence TCCGCAGCCGGGTGCGCGGGACGCTGCTCGGGGTGGCCGTCGGGGACGCGCTGGGCGCGCCGGTGGACGGTGTGGCCGCCGACGGGATACGGGAGGCGTACGGCGCCGGGGGCGTCACCGATCTCGCCCCCGCCTACGGCCGCCGCGGTGCCGTCACCCACCACACCCAGCTCACGCTCTTCTCCGTGGACGGCCTGATCCGCGCCCAGGTGCGGCGCGACACCGGCGCCTGGCACCCGCCCACCGACCTGCACCGGGCGTACCTGCGCTGGGCCGCCACCCAGCGCGACTGGGGCCCGGACGAGCGCCGCAAGGAGGACGGCTGGCTGGCCCGCGAGGAGTGGCTGTACGCCCGCCGCGGCCCGGCCCGCGCGCTGCTGCTCGGGCTCGGCGACGAGACGATGGGAACGCTCCAGGCCCCCAAGAACCCCGGCGAGGCGGGGCCGGAGGCCGCCGCCCGTTCCGCGCCCTTCGGGCTGCTCGTCGGCTGGGAGCCGCAGCTCGTCGCCCAGCTCGCCGTGGAGTGCGCGGCGCAGACCCACGGGCACCCGGTCGCCTGCCTCGCGGCGGGCGCGTACGCCGTGGTCGTGCACGCGCTGGCCCGGGGCGAGAGCCTGGACGCGGCGGTGCAGCGGGCGCTCGCGCTGCTGGCCGCGCGGCCGGGGCACCAGCCGGTGTCGGACGCCCTGCAGCACGCGCTGGGGGCCGTGCGGCAGGGGATGCCCACCCCGGACCGGGTGACGGAGCTGATCGGCGCCGCGACCGCCGAGGGCGTGGTGGCCGCCGCCGTGTACTGCGCGCTGGTGGGGGAGGACGTACGGCACGGGCTGTGCCTCGCCGTCAACCACGACGGGCCCAGCGCCGCCGCAGGTGCGCTGACCGGCGGCCTGCTCGGCGCCCTGCACGGCGAGACGGCCCTCCCCCCGGCCTGGCTGGCCGAGCTGGAGGGCCGTCCCACGATCCTGGAGCTCGCCGACGACTTCGCCATGGAGATGACCCAGGGACCCGCCCTGCACGGGCCCGCCGGATCGTCCCCCGCCTGGCTGGCGCGGTACCCGCGAGGGGCCTGA